A genome region from Paenibacillus pabuli includes the following:
- a CDS encoding IS3 family transposase: MTNERRQKQHELESHLLAIHRVHPYSGYLRMTLALRREFLRVNHKKVYRLMKQLGIGSVI, from the coding sequence ATGACAAATGAGCGTAGACAAAAGCAACATGAATTAGAATCGCATCTGCTTGCCATCCATCGCGTTCATCCCTACTCTGGTTATCTTCGAATGACGTTGGCTTTACGGAGAGAATTCCTTAGGGTTAACCACAAAAAGGTGTATCGTTTAATGAAACAATTAGGGATCGGTTCTGTCATTTGA
- a CDS encoding DDE-type integrase/transposase/recombinase, whose translation MTYIRAGEHFVYLSVIQELCNNEIVAWHLSERNDLALIHETLDRLCQHTDLSVVILNSNQGFQYTSKPFNHKLKHARKSLQAWELLGQCLYRVFHLSYKDRENIIG comes from the coding sequence ATTACCTATATTCGTGCTGGAGAACATTTTGTGTACCTTTCTGTCATTCAGGAATTGTGTAATAACGAGATTGTAGCTTGGCATCTTTCCGAACGAAATGACCTCGCTTTGATTCATGAAACGCTGGATAGACTCTGTCAGCACACGGATCTAAGTGTCGTAATCCTAAACTCGAATCAAGGATTTCAATACACCTCTAAGCCATTCAACCATAAACTGAAACATGCTAGGAAGTCACTCCAGGCGTGGGAATTGCTTGGACAATGCCTGTATCGAGTCTTTCATCTCTCATATAAAGACCGAGAAAATATAATTGGATGA
- a CDS encoding MarR family winged helix-turn-helix transcriptional regulator, with protein sequence MKTRDAISLISKIKESSNRFIVSEMTKHGVQDIATSHGDIIYALYHRPQMTMAEIAKKIGKDKSTVTALVDKLVRMGYVIKERSDEDTRVVHVVLTSKGEELKPVFEEISQNLLNVFYADITETEKEELLRILMKIHSNF encoded by the coding sequence ATGAAAACAAGAGACGCCATATCACTCATATCCAAAATTAAAGAGAGTTCCAATCGTTTTATCGTATCCGAGATGACTAAGCACGGGGTGCAGGATATTGCCACTTCGCATGGCGATATTATCTATGCTCTGTATCACCGACCTCAAATGACCATGGCGGAGATCGCCAAAAAAATTGGCAAGGACAAATCTACCGTCACAGCACTTGTCGACAAGCTGGTACGAATGGGATACGTCATCAAGGAGAGAAGTGACGAAGATACGCGCGTTGTTCATGTAGTTCTGACATCCAAAGGCGAGGAGCTCAAGCCCGTCTTTGAAGAGATCTCCCAGAACCTGCTGAATGTTTTTTACGCGGATATCACGGAGACAGAAAAAGAGGAACTGCTGCGAATTTTGATGAAAATTCACAGCAACTTCTAA
- a CDS encoding transposase translates to MAKKRQTFRRYSLELKLEAVRRVNVEHMSIREVAKRLDIQNKSQVQVWAAKTKHGMSLEPGTSKRGRPKTKFFSKKEEVAYL, encoded by the coding sequence ATGGCTAAAAAAAGACAAACTTTCCGGCGGTACTCCTTGGAATTAAAATTGGAGGCGGTCCGGCGGGTCAACGTAGAACATATGAGCATACGTGAAGTCGCGAAACGTTTGGATATTCAAAATAAATCTCAGGTACAAGTATGGGCTGCGAAAACGAAACACGGAATGAGCTTAGAACCTGGCACATCTAAACGAGGACGCCCTAAAACGAAGTTTTTCAGTAAGAAAGAAGAGGTTGCTTACTTGTGA
- a CDS encoding RHS repeat-associated core domain-containing protein, whose product MQENTFSINAIEEDIPGTGTTVEETGLNHIDIRDDASLYMTSYGAESISTATGEMMVSSTDLSLPGLIPFDLTRVYDSARPSGQLGVQYDETTQTYYNVVTPRKEELHTGLGQGWRWDIPYMETRGDERFILIPGYYRLNANLELEGYVWNDLNVKQDTTVTVDGQSSSYRLSIRNGYDYLFNGTGELLQITDGYRNTVDFHYTTLDGNQVISRIQNSEGQALTFAYDNLKVTVQLAGTDRKVTYTQREDEGIRILREFTDALDRTTTYTYYYPESKFNFLPELQSNQNAHGIMHTALLSRITSPSSAITDYAYIPAIKQMGDASSYFVFKVRERKSHFSTTDGEGTLDKINFEYSGEDLDSYGQPATWTTKIKAAHTVDTWTFSKTFSAATEPDLVYADQHTLTGDDVTYSTELQYDSQTKRNLPTQTTEWVSEGGRTSEKLTTTIAYDTNGMVTSEKQSTGQESTYSYEVGKAPYNWIKPVRITTKVNSTLEQYTELSYNNQGDMLRTTTKNGYGGQLLSDSEVKLDEKGRVIGTTDKGTLAKDRTATFSYQPNAGYLLESTSMTVHDAAGKAESLVETYSYTSASELETTTNAAGEQETNQYDKSGRLVRITYADGTQSTIAYDDTNNIMTSTSPDGMVTSERYNPLGLLVEEQTADATYKYAYDSEGNVTALEDAEGNVTRYVVDAFGQMTETQYPDGTRNTTTIDPVGQTVTVQDASGYQTREKMDLLGRTTAVEEYRDGTFAPLQQREYDLSGNVTASIDGNGERTTYTYDALGQIATATTPKQETSRYFYSYQGQVTQVVSANGQTVTKQYDELGRIIKQTPPKLDGSATTFYYDKKSNLIKKQDRLGKITEYTYNSDNMLTGFKGPDTSVSYTYDEMGRRTSMTDDHGKTTYSYRETDGMLSGLAFPDGTQLEYENNTQQRLGYTLSDAKGQSLRVHGELDTMNRVTSMDITSGTGGASALAASAQTPVDRMTFSYASNSLLENVSFGNGLSTSYQFDGYDLLGVTVSQGTSAIHQFDYEYDGDKNITSRTQNGTSDQFTYDELNRIQTESGSQQETYTYDSNGNRYSTGSGKIYGLKDAEYTYDSQNRLVKATGEGKTVTYSYNGDGLLYERTEGDQTTRYYYDEEAKLMAEAQVMSGKAELTYVYIYDLYGKLWARQDKKTGKLEYYQFNGHGDVVGLVDDAGQVLNEYTYDIWGGPLTAEETVPNVLRYAGEYWDEVVGLQYLRARWYDPSMARFIGEDTYEGELSDPLSLNLYSYVSNNPLKYVDPSGHMAEPYYAQELRHMLKDAKAKGYKINTSNYNLYKNTIRDRYSFNSFLDKNRFNYLYDMALGKSPYTKSAGNISWATEQLVSALIKGKEAEYVAALALGFAGGKVSGSKKSTKNTTTLWDIKTNAKATLTYNFHGDKVKAYQDSHGYWWAKDTTGHADSAFKVFKKSGKELHWVADADKYGNWIKDKHKSQTGTVIKLK is encoded by the coding sequence TTGCAAGAAAACACATTTTCAATTAACGCCATTGAAGAGGATATTCCAGGTACCGGAACGACCGTGGAGGAAACGGGGCTAAACCATATCGATATCCGGGACGATGCATCACTGTACATGACGTCTTATGGAGCGGAATCGATTTCCACTGCTACAGGGGAGATGATGGTTAGTAGCACAGACCTCTCTCTACCAGGCCTGATTCCGTTTGATCTGACACGTGTCTATGACAGTGCTAGACCAAGTGGACAGCTCGGCGTTCAATACGACGAAACGACACAAACCTATTACAATGTAGTCACGCCACGTAAGGAAGAACTCCATACGGGATTGGGACAAGGGTGGCGCTGGGATATACCCTACATGGAAACTCGCGGGGATGAACGGTTTATCCTTATTCCAGGTTATTATCGCCTAAACGCTAATCTTGAACTGGAAGGTTACGTATGGAACGATTTAAACGTGAAGCAAGATACGACTGTGACCGTGGATGGTCAGTCCAGCAGTTATCGTTTGTCGATCCGGAATGGCTACGATTATTTGTTTAACGGAACTGGAGAGTTACTGCAAATTACAGATGGTTACCGGAATACGGTGGATTTTCACTATACAACATTGGATGGAAACCAAGTCATCTCCCGGATTCAAAATAGCGAAGGTCAGGCACTGACTTTTGCTTATGACAACCTGAAGGTTACCGTACAGCTTGCCGGAACGGACCGGAAAGTAACGTATACCCAGCGTGAAGATGAAGGTATTCGCATTTTGCGAGAGTTTACCGATGCACTGGATCGGACAACGACGTATACGTATTACTATCCGGAATCCAAATTCAATTTCCTGCCTGAGCTGCAAAGCAATCAGAATGCGCATGGTATAATGCATACTGCTTTATTGTCGCGTATTACGAGTCCATCTTCTGCCATTACGGATTACGCATACATTCCGGCGATCAAGCAAATGGGTGATGCTTCTTCCTATTTCGTCTTTAAAGTGAGAGAGCGCAAGAGCCATTTCAGTACGACCGATGGCGAAGGTACGTTGGACAAAATCAACTTTGAGTATTCTGGAGAAGATCTGGACTCTTATGGCCAACCAGCCACATGGACAACGAAAATTAAGGCTGCACATACCGTGGATACGTGGACGTTCTCCAAAACATTTAGCGCCGCCACCGAACCTGATCTAGTTTATGCAGACCAGCATACACTAACTGGAGATGATGTAACCTATTCTACGGAGCTTCAGTACGATAGCCAAACCAAACGGAATCTCCCGACCCAAACGACAGAATGGGTAAGTGAGGGTGGTCGAACTAGTGAAAAGTTGACTACGACTATCGCATACGATACAAACGGCATGGTGACGTCCGAGAAACAAAGCACCGGACAAGAATCAACTTATTCTTACGAAGTGGGCAAAGCGCCTTACAATTGGATCAAACCGGTGCGGATCACCACTAAGGTGAATAGCACTTTGGAGCAGTACACGGAACTATCATATAACAATCAAGGGGACATGTTACGGACCACCACCAAAAACGGATATGGTGGACAATTGCTCTCTGATTCAGAAGTGAAGCTGGATGAAAAAGGTCGAGTCATTGGTACAACTGACAAAGGTACATTGGCCAAAGACCGTACAGCGACATTCAGCTACCAACCGAATGCAGGGTATCTGTTGGAATCGACTTCGATGACCGTGCATGATGCTGCTGGCAAGGCAGAATCTCTTGTGGAGACGTACAGCTACACGTCTGCCAGTGAACTGGAGACAACGACGAATGCTGCCGGAGAACAGGAAACGAATCAATACGACAAGTCAGGGCGTCTGGTTCGAATAACGTATGCCGATGGTACACAATCGACGATTGCATATGATGACACCAATAACATCATGACAAGCACTTCGCCAGACGGCATGGTGACTTCCGAGCGTTACAATCCATTAGGTTTGCTCGTGGAAGAGCAAACGGCGGACGCAACATATAAATATGCCTATGATAGCGAAGGAAACGTGACAGCTTTGGAAGATGCTGAGGGAAACGTGACGAGGTATGTGGTCGATGCATTTGGGCAAATGACAGAGACCCAATATCCGGATGGAACCAGAAACACAACAACAATTGATCCTGTTGGACAAACCGTAACGGTTCAGGATGCTTCCGGATACCAGACTCGTGAGAAAATGGATTTACTGGGACGCACGACAGCAGTAGAAGAATATCGGGACGGTACATTTGCTCCGTTGCAACAAAGAGAATATGACTTGAGTGGCAACGTGACTGCATCCATTGATGGTAATGGGGAGCGGACGACATATACGTACGATGCGCTCGGACAAATTGCAACAGCAACCACGCCCAAGCAAGAAACCAGCCGATATTTTTACAGCTACCAGGGCCAGGTGACCCAAGTTGTTTCTGCCAACGGCCAAACGGTGACCAAACAATATGATGAATTGGGTCGGATCATCAAGCAGACCCCACCGAAGCTGGATGGTTCTGCGACTACCTTCTACTATGATAAAAAGAGTAATTTGATCAAAAAGCAGGATCGGCTCGGAAAGATCACCGAGTATACGTATAACAGCGACAACATGCTTACAGGGTTCAAAGGACCGGATACCTCCGTATCGTATACGTACGACGAGATGGGTCGTAGAACGTCGATGACGGATGATCACGGCAAAACGACCTATTCATACCGTGAAACGGATGGTATGCTCAGTGGGCTGGCCTTCCCGGATGGAACCCAGCTGGAATATGAAAACAATACCCAGCAGCGGTTGGGATATACCTTGTCAGATGCCAAAGGGCAATCCTTGCGGGTACACGGTGAGCTGGACACGATGAACCGGGTCACTTCCATGGATATCACCTCCGGAACAGGGGGCGCTTCAGCACTCGCAGCATCGGCCCAGACGCCTGTGGATCGAATGACCTTTAGTTATGCGTCGAACAGTTTGCTGGAAAACGTATCGTTTGGGAATGGCCTGAGCACAAGCTATCAGTTCGATGGTTATGATCTATTAGGAGTCACCGTTTCCCAAGGAACGAGCGCCATTCATCAGTTCGACTATGAATATGATGGAGATAAAAACATCACGTCCCGTACTCAAAATGGGACAAGTGATCAGTTTACGTATGATGAACTTAATCGCATCCAAACGGAATCGGGTTCGCAACAGGAAACATATACGTATGATTCGAATGGCAACCGGTACAGTACCGGGAGTGGTAAGATATACGGACTGAAAGATGCAGAATATACGTATGACAGCCAGAATCGCTTGGTTAAAGCGACCGGGGAAGGCAAAACAGTAACCTATAGCTACAACGGGGATGGTTTGCTGTATGAGCGCACCGAAGGTGACCAAACGACTCGTTATTACTACGATGAAGAAGCTAAACTGATGGCTGAAGCCCAAGTGATGTCCGGTAAAGCTGAACTGACCTATGTCTATATCTATGACCTGTATGGGAAACTGTGGGCACGTCAGGACAAGAAAACTGGAAAATTGGAATACTACCAATTCAATGGTCATGGCGATGTAGTCGGACTTGTGGATGATGCTGGCCAAGTATTGAACGAGTATACGTATGACATCTGGGGTGGACCGCTTACGGCGGAGGAAACAGTGCCGAATGTGCTTCGTTATGCCGGTGAATACTGGGATGAAGTGGTAGGACTGCAGTATTTGAGAGCTCGTTGGTATGATCCAAGCATGGCAAGGTTTATTGGCGAGGATACGTACGAAGGTGAATTGAGTGATCCACTGAGTTTGAATTTGTATTCGTACGTGAGCAATAACCCGTTAAAGTATGTGGATCCAAGCGGCCATATGGCAGAGCCTTACTATGCTCAAGAACTCAGACATATGTTGAAGGATGCTAAAGCGAAAGGTTATAAAATAAATACTTCAAATTATAATTTGTATAAAAATACAATTCGAGATCGTTACAGCTTTAACTCTTTTCTAGATAAGAATCGGTTTAATTACTTGTATGATATGGCATTGGGTAAAAGTCCTTATACTAAGTCTGCAGGTAATATTAGTTGGGCGACTGAACAGTTAGTAAGTGCGTTGATTAAAGGAAAAGAGGCAGAATATGTTGCAGCGCTTGCGCTAGGTTTTGCTGGTGGTAAAGTTAGCGGATCCAAAAAATCCACCAAAAATACCACAACATTGTGGGATATAAAGACGAATGCTAAAGCTACATTAACTTATAACTTTCACGGAGATAAAGTAAAAGCATATCAGGATAGTCATGGCTATTGGTGGGCAAAGGATACTACCGGTCACGCTGATTCTGCATTCAAAGTGTTTAAGAAGTCAGGGAAAGAACTTCATTGGGTAGCTGACGCAGATAAGTACGGTAATTGGATTAAAGATAAACATAAGAGCCAAACAGGTACGGTAATAAAATTGAAATAG
- a CDS encoding AbrB/MazE/SpoVT family DNA-binding domain-containing protein, which translates to MNKSKNMGMVRKLDALGRIVLPIELRRTLGIELGDPVEY; encoded by the coding sequence ATGAATAAATCTAAAAATATGGGGATGGTACGCAAGTTAGATGCGCTTGGCCGTATTGTACTGCCTATTGAATTGCGGCGTACCCTGGGAATCGAGCTTGGCGATCCGGTTGAATATTAG
- a CDS encoding amino acid permease — MQQETLTRGLKNRHVQLMAIGGAIGTGLFLGAGKTIQLTGPSILLAYIITGAVLFLIMRALGELLLSNLQYHSFVDFVRDYLGNMAAFITGWTYWFCWISIAMADITAVGMYTQFWFPNVPQWMPGLIALVILLIMNLATVKLFGEMEFWFALIKVIAILALIVVGLYMIFKGFTTDQGTASFTNLWSHGGWFPNGMHGFIISFQMVVFAFVGMELVGLTAGETENPEKVIPKAINQIPIRVLLFYVGALLIIMSIYPWKAIVPSESPFVQVFAAVGIATAAGIVNFVVLTSAASACNSAIFSTSRMVFSMAKDRNAPESLARLNSRKVPSNALFFSTLVILVAIILNYVMPEGVFTLITSVSTVCFIFVWGIMVICHLKYRRTQPELASRSHFRLPFYPFSNYLILAFLAFVLVVLALAEDTRVALFVTPVWFILMAGIYLFQKRRATPTQG, encoded by the coding sequence ATGCAGCAAGAAACATTAACACGGGGATTAAAGAACAGGCATGTCCAGCTTATGGCGATCGGAGGGGCGATTGGGACAGGCCTCTTTCTGGGAGCGGGCAAGACGATTCAACTGACAGGACCGTCGATCCTGTTGGCGTATATCATCACAGGTGCGGTTTTGTTTTTGATCATGCGTGCATTGGGGGAACTGTTGTTAAGCAACCTGCAGTATCACTCCTTTGTGGATTTCGTGCGTGATTACCTGGGAAATATGGCGGCGTTTATTACAGGCTGGACCTACTGGTTCTGCTGGATTTCCATTGCTATGGCGGACATTACGGCTGTCGGCATGTATACGCAGTTCTGGTTTCCGAATGTACCGCAATGGATGCCTGGTTTAATTGCATTAGTCATTTTGTTAATCATGAATCTGGCAACAGTGAAGCTGTTCGGCGAGATGGAATTTTGGTTTGCTTTAATCAAAGTGATTGCCATTCTGGCCCTTATTGTTGTTGGTCTATATATGATATTTAAAGGTTTCACCACAGATCAGGGGACGGCAAGCTTCACCAATCTGTGGAGTCATGGGGGATGGTTCCCAAATGGCATGCATGGCTTCATCATTTCATTCCAGATGGTGGTGTTCGCCTTTGTCGGCATGGAGCTAGTCGGACTGACCGCAGGGGAAACGGAGAATCCGGAGAAGGTTATTCCGAAAGCCATTAACCAGATCCCCATCCGTGTGCTGCTCTTCTATGTGGGTGCACTGCTGATTATTATGAGCATCTATCCGTGGAAAGCGATCGTGCCGAGTGAAAGTCCTTTTGTACAGGTGTTTGCAGCCGTAGGTATTGCGACAGCCGCCGGGATCGTGAATTTCGTGGTGCTGACATCCGCAGCTTCGGCATGCAACAGTGCTATTTTTAGTACAAGTCGTATGGTCTTCTCCATGGCCAAGGATCGGAATGCGCCGGAGTCCCTTGCACGCCTGAATAGCCGAAAGGTGCCTTCCAATGCACTCTTTTTCTCCACGCTGGTCATTCTGGTTGCCATTATTCTGAATTATGTCATGCCAGAGGGCGTGTTCACACTGATCACAAGTGTATCGACCGTTTGCTTTATCTTTGTCTGGGGCATTATGGTGATCTGTCACCTGAAATACCGCCGTACCCAGCCGGAGCTTGCTAGTCGGAGTCACTTCAGGCTGCCGTTTTATCCATTTTCCAACTACTTGATTTTGGCTTTTCTCGCGTTTGTGCTGGTTGTTCTGGCCTTGGCAGAGGATACACGGGTGGCGCTGTTTGTTACTCCGGTGTGGTTTATCCTCATGGCAGGGATCTATCTCTTCCAAAAAAGAAGGGCAACCCCAACGCAAGGTTAA
- the sigK gene encoding RNA polymerase sporulation sigma factor SigK encodes MPGLFTAIALFIKELTLLVSYVKNNAFPQPLAEDEEAKHLRLMAEGNAHSRNLLIEHNLRLVAHIVKKFDNTGEDLEDLISIGTIGLIKAIESFQQGKGTKLATFAARCIENEILMHLRSLKKTRKDVSLHDPIGTDKEGNEITLIDILGTEADDVVDKVQLKIEKSKIYRNLDILDDREKEVVIGRFGLEAGGEERTQREIAKELGISRSYVSRIEKRALMKLYHEFYKQK; translated from the coding sequence GTGCCCGGATTGTTTACCGCAATTGCCCTGTTCATCAAGGAGTTAACGCTGCTCGTCTCGTATGTCAAAAATAATGCGTTTCCCCAGCCGCTGGCTGAGGACGAAGAAGCCAAACACCTGCGCCTCATGGCTGAAGGCAACGCCCACTCCCGCAACTTGCTCATTGAACACAATCTGCGCCTTGTTGCGCATATCGTCAAGAAGTTCGACAATACGGGTGAAGATCTGGAAGATCTGATCTCGATCGGAACCATCGGCTTGATCAAGGCCATCGAAAGTTTTCAGCAAGGCAAAGGAACCAAACTCGCCACATTTGCGGCCCGCTGTATAGAGAATGAAATTCTGATGCACCTTCGTTCCCTGAAGAAAACACGTAAAGACGTCTCCCTTCATGATCCCATCGGAACGGACAAAGAGGGCAATGAAATTACGTTAATCGATATCCTTGGAACCGAAGCGGATGATGTCGTCGACAAGGTGCAGCTTAAGATTGAGAAAAGCAAAATCTACCGTAATCTCGACATTCTCGATGATCGGGAGAAGGAAGTCGTCATTGGCCGATTCGGCCTGGAGGCAGGCGGGGAAGAACGGACCCAGCGCGAAATTGCCAAGGAACTGGGCATCTCCCGTTCCTATGTTTCACGGATCGAGAAACGGGCGTTAATGAAGCTGTATCATGAGTTCTATAAGCAAAAATAA
- a CDS encoding GNAT family N-acetyltransferase → MQEKDVVLKGKRVTLVPMDNSHKAELISILFSPEVWEFTWRTIHTREELDQVLTLALDNKEKGSQLPFTIVDQATGDIIGTTRIGDLDMGNRNAEIGWTWLAPDYWRTGVNTECKYLLLQYCFEELNLMRVQFSVSGQNVRSQRAIERIGAKKEGIFRKHRIKADGSIHDNIFYSIIDNEWADVKEKLLFLLSKTYT, encoded by the coding sequence ATGCAAGAAAAAGATGTTGTTCTGAAAGGGAAAAGGGTAACACTTGTACCTATGGATAACAGCCACAAGGCGGAATTAATCAGTATCTTATTCTCTCCAGAAGTGTGGGAATTCACCTGGCGAACGATCCATACACGTGAAGAACTCGATCAAGTACTGACGCTTGCACTGGACAATAAAGAGAAGGGATCACAGCTTCCCTTCACTATTGTGGATCAAGCGACAGGAGACATCATCGGAACTACCCGAATAGGCGATCTTGACATGGGGAACCGAAATGCTGAGATTGGATGGACCTGGCTTGCACCTGACTACTGGCGGACGGGAGTAAATACAGAGTGCAAATACCTTTTGCTGCAATATTGCTTTGAAGAACTGAATTTAATGCGGGTGCAGTTCTCCGTAAGCGGACAAAATGTCCGATCGCAACGAGCCATTGAACGAATCGGAGCCAAGAAAGAAGGCATATTCCGTAAGCACAGAATAAAGGCGGACGGTTCGATTCATGACAATATTTTTTACAGCATCATAGACAATGAATGGGCAGATGTAAAAGAGAAACTTTTGTTTTTATTATCCAAAACGTATACATAA
- a CDS encoding alpha/beta hydrolase: MKDYTKSLPDHTAQYIGEQDLYLEVFEGDEIQGRSDHRPPLLFVHGAYTGSWMWSKYIPHFVQQGWTCYAMNLRSHYKSRVQDMTRVTFEDYLEDIQEIITACGEPPILIGFSMGGILSQKIAEHSPLRGLIVIDSSLSQEVLRSVPYADVVRITPGLVVPAPVHDELTSIDESAEDIAFQRKYLAMESSQAFSTFSAFFGGEDVVSINGESITCPSLVIKAVSSEEEEQRGRLTAEQLHAEYAALWHTTHTGLLVGQRYMEAVKIILEWLDRRKS; the protein is encoded by the coding sequence ATGAAGGACTACACCAAGTCCCTGCCTGACCATACCGCACAATACATTGGGGAACAGGATTTATATCTGGAGGTATTTGAGGGCGATGAAATTCAAGGGAGAAGTGATCACAGACCCCCTCTCCTATTCGTTCACGGTGCCTATACAGGCAGCTGGATGTGGAGCAAATACATCCCTCATTTCGTTCAACAGGGCTGGACTTGTTATGCCATGAATCTGAGAAGTCACTACAAGAGCAGGGTGCAGGACATGACCCGGGTGACCTTCGAAGATTACCTGGAGGATATTCAGGAGATCATCACTGCTTGCGGGGAGCCGCCTATTCTTATCGGATTCAGCATGGGTGGCATTCTTAGTCAAAAGATTGCTGAACACTCTCCACTTCGTGGATTAATCGTGATTGATTCCAGTCTAAGCCAGGAAGTTCTTCGCTCCGTGCCCTATGCTGACGTGGTTCGAATAACGCCTGGTCTCGTCGTTCCTGCACCCGTTCACGATGAGCTGACCAGCATAGATGAATCGGCAGAGGACATTGCTTTTCAACGCAAGTATTTGGCCATGGAATCATCGCAGGCCTTCAGCACATTCTCCGCGTTCTTTGGCGGTGAGGACGTGGTATCCATTAACGGTGAGTCCATTACATGTCCTAGTCTCGTAATCAAAGCCGTGTCCAGTGAGGAAGAGGAGCAGCGAGGCAGACTAACTGCAGAGCAGCTTCACGCAGAATATGCCGCACTATGGCATACGACTCATACTGGTTTGCTCGTCGGTCAGCGATATATGGAAGCTGTTAAGATTATTCTGGAGTGGTTAGACCGGAGAAAGAGCTAG
- a CDS encoding DUF3885 domain-containing protein, whose translation MDFNQQLDKLLIESFQNLKLKKPLFYNFKIAIRYELGGDLTKQSRIDRVTHRAFSIFNEIGESTDIVYLTVFVDSWSEHPVSAFENDVYDNFLYYSGVKMKDIEKRELEYRYKDPDEDDEETITVQYCTKTELENLKVKDLFSAIAYREIAPESRIVGDIFLINETIKCIFHIYDSRGMDVVATDTDTLRPVYEKFNDWILDFDRNKINQIFRDQTQ comes from the coding sequence TTGGACTTTAATCAACAATTAGATAAGTTATTAATCGAAAGTTTCCAAAATTTGAAATTAAAAAAGCCTCTTTTTTATAACTTTAAAATTGCAATTAGATATGAATTGGGGGGAGATCTAACCAAGCAAAGTAGGATAGATAGAGTAACGCATAGAGCATTTTCCATATTTAATGAAATCGGTGAATCCACCGATATAGTTTATTTAACCGTTTTTGTAGATAGCTGGAGTGAGCATCCTGTTTCGGCATTTGAGAATGATGTTTATGACAATTTTCTCTATTATTCAGGAGTCAAAATGAAAGACATTGAAAAGCGAGAACTAGAGTACCGTTATAAAGATCCGGATGAAGACGACGAAGAAACCATTACAGTGCAATATTGTACTAAAACAGAGCTTGAAAATTTAAAAGTGAAAGATTTATTTAGCGCCATTGCATATCGAGAAATTGCTCCTGAATCCCGAATTGTTGGTGATATTTTTCTAATTAACGAAACAATAAAATGCATATTTCATATTTATGACAGCAGAGGCATGGATGTTGTTGCAACAGATACAGATACATTACGTCCGGTTTACGAAAAGTTTAATGATTGGATATTAGATTTTGATCGGAACAAAATCAATCAAATCTTCCGCGATCAAACCCAGTAA